In Camelus ferus isolate YT-003-E chromosome 10, BCGSAC_Cfer_1.0, whole genome shotgun sequence, the following proteins share a genomic window:
- the SSRP1 gene encoding LOW QUALITY PROTEIN: FACT complex subunit SSRP1 (The sequence of the model RefSeq protein was modified relative to this genomic sequence to represent the inferred CDS: deleted 1 base in 1 codon), with translation MAETLEFNDIYQEVKGSMNDGRLRLSRQGIIFKNSKTGKVDNIQAGELTEGIWRRVALGHGLKLLTKNGHVYKYDGFRESEFEKLSDFFKTHYRLELMEKDLCVKGWNWGTVKFGGQLLSFDIGDQPVFEIPLSNVSQCTTGKNEVTLEFHQNDDAEVSLMEVRFYVPPTQEDGVDPVEAFAQNVLSKADVIQATGDAICIFRELQCLTPRGRYDIRIYPTFLHLHGKTFDYKIPYTTVLRLFLLPHKDQRQMFFVISLDPPIKQGQTRYHFLILLFSKDEDISLTLNMNEEEVEKRFEGRLTKNMSGSLYEMVSRVMKALVNRKITVPGNFQGHSGAQCITCSYKASSGLLYPLERGFIYVHKPPVHIRFDEISFVNFARGTTTTRSFDFEIETKQGTQYTFSSIEREEYGKLFDFVNAKKLNIKNRGLKEGMNPSYDEYADSDEDQHDAYLERMKEEGKIREENANDSSDDSGEETDESFNPGEEEEDVAEEFDSNASASSSSNEGDSDRDEKKRKQLKKAKMAKDRKSRKKPMEVKKGKDPNAPKRPMSAYMLWLNASREKIKSDHPGISITDLSKKAGEIWKGMSKEKKEEWDRKAEDARREYEKAMKEYEGGRGESSKRDKSKKKKKVKVKMEKKSTPSRGSSSKSSSRQLSESFKSKEFVSSDESSSGENKSKKKRRRSEDSEEEELASTPPSSEDSASGSDE, from the exons ATGGCAGAAACACTGGAGTTCAACGACATCTATCAGGAGGTGAAAGGCTCCATG AACGATGGTCGGCTGAGGTTGAGCCGCCAGGGCATCATCTTCAAGAATAGTAAGACGGGCAAGGTGGACAACATCCAGGCCGGGGAGTTGACAGAAGGTATCTGGCGCCGCGTGGCTCTCGGTCATGGACTTAAACTGCTCACGAAGAACGGCCACGTCTACAAGTATGACGGCTTCCGGGAGTCG GAGTTTGAGAAACTCTCTGATTTCTTCAAAACTCACTATCGCCTTGAGCTGATGGAGAAGGACCTCTGTGTGAAGGGTTGGAACTGGGGAACAGTGAAGTTTGGTG GGCAGCTGCTTTCCTTTGACATTGGCGACCAGCCGGTCTTCGAGATACCTCTCAGTAACGTGTCCCAGTGCACCACAGGCAAAAAC GAGGTGACGCTGGAGTTCCACCAGAACGACGACGCCGAGGTCTCCCTCATGGAGGTGCGCTTCTATGTGCCTCCCACCCAGGAGGACGGTGTGGACCCCGTGGAG GCCTTTGCCCAGAACGTGCTGTCCAAGGCGGACGTGATCCAGGCCACTGGAGACGCCATCTGCATCTTCCGGGAGCTGCAGTGTCTGACTCCCCGAGGCCGTTACGACATTCGCATTTACCCCACCTTTCTGCACCTACACGGCAAGACCTTTGACTACAAGATCCCCTACACCACTGTGCTGCGTCTCTTTTTGCTGCCCCACAAGGACCAGCGCCAGATGTTCTTTGTG ATCAGCCTGGACCCCCCCATCAAGCAGGGCCAAACCCGCTACCACTTCCTGATCCTCCTCTTCTCCAAGGATGAGGACATCTCATTGACTCTCAACATGAATGA ggaggaggtggagaagcgCTTTGAGGGGCGGCTCACCAAGAACATGTCAGGCTCGCTCTATGAGATGGTCAGCCGGGTCATGAAAGCACTGGTGAACCGCAAGATAACAGTCCCGGGCAACTTCCAGGG GCACTCGGGGGCCCAGTGCATCACTTGCTCCTACAAGGCCAGCTCAGGACTGCTGTACCCGTTGGAGCGGGGCTTCATCTACGTCCACAAGCCGCCCGTGCACATCCGCTTCGACGAGATCTCCTTCGTCAACTTTGCCCGTGGTACCACCACCACTCGTTCCTTTGACTTTGAAATTGAGACCAAGCAGGGCACTCAGTATACCTTCAGTAGCATTGAGAG GGAGGAGTACGGGAAGCTGTTTGATTTTGTCAACGCAAAAAAACTCAACATCAAGAACCGAGGATTGAAAGAG GGCATGAACCCGAGCTACGACGAGTACGCCGACTCGGACGAAGACCAGCATGACGCCTACTTGGAGCGGATGAAGGAGGAGGGCAAGATCCGGGAGGAGAATGCCAACGACAGCAGCGATGACTCGGGAGAAGAGACCG ATGAATCATTCAACCCAGGTGAAGAGGAGGAAGACGTGGCAGAGGA GTTTGACAGCAACGCCTCTGCTAGCTCCTCCAGTAATGAGGGTGACAGTGACCGGGATGAGAAGAAACGGAAGCAACTCAAAAAGGCCAAGATGGCCAAGGATCGCAAGAGCCGCAAGAAGCCCATGGAG GTGAAGAAGGGCAAAGACCCCAATGCCCCCAAGAGGCCCATGTCTGCCTACATGCTGTGGCTCAATGCCAGCCGGGAGAAGATCAAGTCGGACCATCCTGGCATCAGTATCACAGATCTTTCCAAGAAGGCGGGCGAGATCTGGAAGGGAATGTccaaagagaagaaggag GAGTGGGATCGCAAGGCTGAGGATGCCAGGAGGGAGTATGAAAAAGCCATGAAAGAATATGAGGGGGGCCGGGGGGAGTCTTCTAAGAG GGACAAgtcaaagaagaagaagaaagtaaaagtaaagaTGGAGAAGAAATCAACGCCCTCCAGGGGCTCATCGTCCAAGTCTTCGTCAAGGCAGCTAAGTGAGAGCTTCAAGAGCAAAGAGTTTGTGTCCAGTGATGAGAGCTCTTCAGgagagaacaaaagcaaaaagaagaggaGGCGGAGCGAG GATTCTGAAGAAGAGGAACTAGCCAGTACTCCCCCCAGCTCAGAAGATTCGGCGTCAGGATCGGATGAGTAG